A genomic region of Danio aesculapii chromosome 21, fDanAes4.1, whole genome shotgun sequence contains the following coding sequences:
- the nectin3b gene encoding nectin-3-like protein, with translation MALTMTAHFLRNNPNQPGLNVRVLLMLSFVSGLVYSSKVIVPPKVNAVLGKNVTLSCRVQVDTNLSLTQSSWERKLPNGWVTLAVYNPMFGISIPPDYERRLSFRSPSAHDATIMLEDVGFADIGVYTCKVATFPLGNTQASTTVSVLVEPKVYVSAGSSALIDGGNETTVATCIAERARPPADVSWETNLYGMSEAHMQDDANGTTTTQVHYIWQPSRHAQGHTLTCVVKHPALQSDFRIPYIINVQFAPDILVLGYDGDWYVGRENVQLKCRAKANPPAQHFRWIRLDGEMPNGAEMVNNTLAFTRPLQKNDSGVYRCEVANDIGLHSRDIRIRIQDPPSTTTMPPTTPVRLLTADISATAPGNKQRALITSPTLAPLHEGSLGTIVGGAVGGALFLLLLLILAGVYYQRQRRTFRGDYYTKQYHGPSDMQKAPQPHELQQVYSKGSPDTKLKSNQDNGTIYPDKDREEWGDFDRERSPNGRSRALREAGQLNHHNHQNHEHGFHSNHHTGHPQSYSPAHHIQRSSLQPQPRRYPAPQVMSNGSPYLPEDCYDNEYVSHTDGSMISRREWYV, from the exons GGTTGGTATATAGCAGTAAGGTGATCGTCCCCCCTAAAGTGAACGCCGTTTTGGGTAAGAATGTCACCCTCAGCTGCAGGGTACAAGTGGACACAAACCTCAGCCTGACACAGAGTTCCTGGGAGAGGAAGCTGCCCAATGGATGGGTGACCCTGGCCGTGTACAACCCCATGTTTGGTATCTCCATCCCTCCCGATTATGAGCGACGCCTGTCCTTCCGCTCGCCCTCTGCGCACGACGCCACCATCATGCTGGAAGATGTGGGTTTCGCTGACATCGGCGTGTACACCTGCAAGGTTGCCACCTTTCCGCTGGGTAACACACAGGCCTCCACCACTGTCAGCGTACTAG TTGAGCCGAAGGTGTACGTCTCTGCTGGATCTTCTGCACTGATTGACGGTGGCAATGAGACCACAGTGGCCACCTGCATTGCTGAGAGGGCTCGACCCCCTGCTGACGTGTCCTGGGAGACCAATCTGTATGGGATGTCTGAGGCCCACATGCAGGATGACGCCAACGGCACCACTACAACACAGGTGCACTACATCTGGCAGCCGTCCCGTCATGCACAGGGACACACTCTAACATGTGTGGTGAAACACCCTGCTCTGCAGAGTGACTTCAGGATCCCCTACATCATTAATGTACAGT tTGCTCCAGACATCCTGGTGCTGGGCTATGACGGAGACTGGTATGTGGGCAGGGAGAATGTGCAACTGAAGTGTCGAGCCAAGGCCAACCCGCCTGCCCAGCACTTCAGATGGATCAG GCTGGATGGAGAGATGCCGAATGGAGCAGAGATGGTGAATAACACTTTGGCATTCACAAGACCCCTGCAGAAGAATGACTCTGGGGTTTACAGGTGTGAGGTGGCAAATGACATCGGACTGCACAGTCGAGATATAAGAATACGCATTCAGG ATCCTCCCTCAACCACCACCATGCCCCCCACCACCCCAGTGCGCCTCCTAACTGCTGACATCTCTGCCACCGCACCTGGCAATAAGCAGAGAGCCCTCATCACCTCTCCGACCCTGGCGCCTCTGCACGAGGGGAGCCTAGGCACAATTGTGGGCGGGGCAGTGGGTGGAGCCCTCTTCCTGCTGTTGCTGCTCATTCTGGCTGGGGTTTATTACCAGCGTCAGCGTCGGACTTTCCGCGGAGACTACTATACAAAGCAGTATCACGGCCCATCAGACATGCAGAAGGCTCCTCAGCCCCATGAGCTGCAGCAAGTCTACAGCAAGGGAAGTCCTGACACCAAACTCAAATCCAACCAGGATAACGGCACCATCTACCCAGATAAGGATAGGGAAGAATGGGGAGATTTTGACCGAGAGCGATCACCAAATGGTCGCAGCAGAGCTCTGAGAGAAGCAGGTCAACTCAATCACCATAACCATCAGAACCATGAGCATGGCTTCCACAGCAATCATCATACTGGTCATCCACAGAGCTACAGTCCGGCCCATCACATCCAGAGGAGCTCGCTACAGCCGCAGCCTCGCAGGTACCCTGCTCCGCAAGTCATGAGCAATGGCTCCCCCTACCTGCCGGAGGACTGCTACGACAATGAGTACGTGTCTCACACGGATGGCTCAATGATCTCCCGGAGGGAGTGGTATGTCTGA